Proteins from one Lachnospiraceae bacterium KGMB03038 genomic window:
- a CDS encoding HPr family phosphocarrier protein yields the protein MVRRKIKILNPTGLHLRPAGIFCNTASNYKCKVMFEYNDMMNANAKSVLSVLGACIKSGDEIVLICDGEDEEEAMRAMVEAIEGGLGE from the coding sequence ATGGTAAGACGAAAGATCAAAATTCTAAATCCAACGGGACTGCATCTGCGGCCAGCCGGGATCTTCTGTAATACGGCCAGTAATTATAAGTGTAAAGTAATGTTTGAATACAACGATATGATGAACGCCAACGCGAAAAGCGTCTTAAGCGTGCTTGGCGCATGTATCAAGTCGGGAGATGAAATCGTTCTGATCTGCGATGGCGAGGATGAAGAAGAAGCGATGCGGGCGATGGTAGAGGCGATTGAAGGCGGGCTTGGAGAATAA
- a CDS encoding deoxyribonuclease IV: MIIGTHMSIAKGIAKAAENTRQMEADTMQIFSRNPRGSTYRDYDEKEVKQFQKIREEAGFGPLLAHAPYTMNLASEKDKVYEFACTVIREDVARMDRLGIENLVFHPGSHTGIGVEKGIQNIIKGLDQAITGEEKITVLLETMTGKGTEIGDRFEHLRKIRDGVRHPERIGICLDTCHVFAAGYDIVHDLDGVLQEFDEILGLDLLKAIHLNDSMMPFGSHKDRHAVTGEGEIGMEALMRVVTHPKLKGLPFYLETPLDDVGHKEEIRKIREKGTGHF; encoded by the coding sequence ATGATCATTGGAACACATATGTCGATAGCGAAAGGAATTGCAAAAGCAGCAGAAAACACCCGCCAGATGGAGGCGGATACGATGCAGATCTTCAGCAGGAATCCCAGGGGATCTACCTATCGGGATTATGATGAAAAGGAAGTGAAACAGTTCCAGAAGATACGGGAAGAAGCGGGATTTGGACCGCTTCTGGCTCATGCGCCCTATACTATGAATCTTGCCAGCGAGAAAGATAAAGTCTATGAATTCGCCTGTACGGTGATCCGGGAAGATGTGGCAAGGATGGACAGGCTGGGCATCGAGAACCTGGTCTTTCATCCGGGGAGCCATACCGGAATCGGAGTGGAGAAAGGGATCCAGAATATTATCAAAGGGCTGGATCAGGCCATTACCGGAGAAGAAAAGATCACCGTCCTGTTGGAAACGATGACGGGAAAAGGGACGGAAATCGGAGACCGTTTTGAACATCTGCGGAAGATCCGAGATGGTGTACGCCATCCGGAGAGGATCGGGATCTGTCTGGACACCTGTCATGTGTTTGCGGCGGGATATGATATTGTCCACGACCTGGACGGCGTATTGCAAGAATTTGATGAAATCTTAGGACTAGATTTATTAAAAGCGATCCATTTAAATGACAGCATGATGCCGTTTGGTTCCCATAAGGATCGGCATGCGGTGACAGGAGAAGGAGAGATCGGGATGGAAGCGCTGATGCGGGTAGTGACCCATCCAAAACTAAAAGGGCTTCCCTTTTACTTGGAAACCCCGCTGGATGATGTGGGCCATAAAGAAGAAATTCGGAAGATTCGTGAAAAAGGGACAGGGCATTTTTAA
- a CDS encoding nucleotidyltransferase translates to MGKATLVVMAAGIGSRYGGIKQLAQVGPNGEVIVDYGIQDALEAGFDKVVFVIRKDLEEAFKERIGYRIEKQVETVYVYQEIQDVPDKFREKAEMRKKPWGTGQAILCCKDVIQEPFLVINADDYYGKEAYQKAYAYLTNSAGDQTKSKKLTFCMVGFVLGKTLSENGGVTRGVCDVDADGFLTDITETHRIVKTSEGAAVETADGLRPIDVSHPVSMNMWGLTPGIFPVLESGFEEFLERLEDGEGKKEYLLPDIIDRLLREEKAQVKVLWSGDQWFGVTYQEDKGWVEKALREVRQEC, encoded by the coding sequence ATGGGAAAGGCGACATTGGTAGTCATGGCGGCCGGCATTGGCAGCCGATATGGGGGGATCAAGCAGCTTGCCCAGGTAGGGCCAAATGGCGAGGTGATCGTGGATTATGGAATCCAGGATGCGCTGGAAGCCGGGTTCGATAAGGTGGTATTTGTGATACGAAAAGATTTGGAGGAAGCCTTTAAAGAGAGGATAGGATATCGGATCGAAAAACAGGTGGAAACCGTTTATGTTTATCAGGAAATCCAAGATGTTCCTGATAAGTTTCGAGAAAAAGCGGAGATGAGGAAGAAACCTTGGGGAACAGGCCAGGCAATCCTTTGTTGTAAAGACGTAATACAAGAACCGTTTTTGGTGATCAATGCTGATGATTATTATGGAAAGGAAGCTTACCAGAAGGCATATGCTTATCTGACAAACTCCGCGGGAGACCAGACCAAGAGTAAGAAACTGACTTTCTGTATGGTTGGTTTTGTCCTCGGAAAAACATTGAGCGAAAATGGCGGAGTAACCAGGGGGGTGTGTGATGTGGATGCGGATGGTTTCCTGACAGATATCACAGAGACGCACCGCATTGTGAAAACATCGGAAGGGGCTGCTGTGGAGACGGCGGATGGGCTGCGGCCAATTGATGTGAGCCATCCAGTATCTATGAATATGTGGGGGCTGACGCCAGGGATTTTTCCGGTTTTGGAGAGCGGATTTGAAGAGTTTCTGGAGCGCTTGGAAGACGGAGAGGGGAAAAAGGAATATCTGCTTCCTGATATCATTGACCGTCTGTTGAGGGAAGAAAAGGCACAAGTAAAGGTGCTGTGGTCCGGAGATCAGTGGTTTGGCGTGACCTATCAAGAGGATAAGGGATGGGTGGAAAAGGCGCTGAGAGAGGTGAGGCAAGAATGTTAG
- a CDS encoding DUF2085 domain-containing protein: MIVNKRDELWIKSMEWCKKYCSCHQMPERSFFFRGYQFPLCARCTGIALGHLLAFLFAPFHTFRQKISILMIPLAVDGTVQYFSKYESNNKKRFISGFLYGFAFTSTVLYYVKSALIKKRQKRSS, translated from the coding sequence ATGATTGTAAATAAGCGTGATGAACTCTGGATAAAATCTATGGAATGGTGCAAAAAATATTGCAGCTGCCATCAAATGCCCGAACGAAGCTTCTTTTTTAGGGGATATCAATTTCCTTTATGCGCAAGATGCACCGGAATAGCCTTGGGGCATTTACTCGCTTTTTTATTTGCTCCATTCCACACCTTCCGTCAAAAAATCTCTATTTTGATGATACCACTTGCTGTCGATGGAACGGTACAATATTTTTCCAAATATGAATCTAATAACAAAAAAAGATTTATTTCTGGGTTCCTGTACGGATTCGCATTTACATCTACAGTCTTATATTACGTCAAATCTGCATTGATAAAGAAACGTCAAAAAAGGTCCTCCTAA
- a CDS encoding polysaccharide biosynthesis protein, with amino-acid sequence MVLLFLVDIFTIIFDTYCALIIRFKLDNFYYGIVPEGYMMSVNTYVIINVATTLIIFLVLNLYNRVWSYASMHEAGLIVGASILSTAFQAFGMSFLYLSVPRSFHIFYFFFLTMTTLATRFSYRIFHILKRGIEKTGKRPINTMVVGAGEAGNIIITELKTSRHLNRNVVCVVDDNPSKKGKYIRGVRIVGDRTQIKEYAKKYNVDEIIVAIPSANAKDTRDILRICNETDCRLKVLPGVYQLITEEVSVSKLREVSIEDLLGRDTVKIDIDSIAGYVRNKVVLVTGGGGSIGSELCRQVAAHDPRMLIIFDIYENNAYDIQQELKKKYPALKLEVLIGSVRNTGRIESVMELYRPDVVYHAAAHKHVPLMEDSPNEAIKNNVFGTYKTARAADKYGVKKFVLISTDKAVNPTNIMGASKRLCEMIIQTFSHYSNTEFVAVRFGNVLGSNGSVIPLFKKQMEAGGPVTVTHPDIIRYFMTIPEAVSLVMEAGALARGGEIFVLDMGEPVKIADLAKNLIRLSGYTLGVDMDIVYTGLRPGEKLYEELLTKEEGLQKTPNNLIYIGRPLEFNEVHFLSQLRILEEAAANESRDVKEIVSQIVPTYTIKPEDRERDEDAYQELLSLGKASHEKSVMEDK; translated from the coding sequence ATGGTACTCTTGTTTCTTGTAGATATATTTACAATTATTTTTGATACCTATTGTGCGCTTATCATCCGATTTAAACTGGATAATTTCTATTATGGTATTGTGCCAGAAGGATATATGATGAGTGTAAATACCTATGTTATTATAAATGTAGCAACGACATTGATCATTTTCCTTGTATTAAATCTATATAATCGTGTCTGGTCTTACGCCAGCATGCATGAAGCGGGTCTGATTGTGGGGGCCAGTATTCTTTCGACAGCATTTCAGGCGTTCGGAATGAGTTTTCTATATCTTTCTGTGCCAAGAAGTTTCCATATTTTTTATTTCTTTTTCCTGACTATGACTACACTGGCTACAAGATTTTCCTATCGGATTTTTCATATCCTGAAGCGAGGGATAGAAAAGACGGGAAAAAGACCGATCAATACAATGGTAGTTGGTGCTGGCGAGGCTGGAAACATTATTATAACAGAGTTAAAGACAAGCCGTCATCTAAACCGGAATGTAGTATGTGTTGTAGATGACAATCCGTCCAAGAAAGGAAAATATATCCGTGGAGTGCGCATTGTTGGAGACCGTACTCAGATTAAAGAATATGCAAAGAAGTATAATGTAGACGAGATTATCGTAGCGATTCCATCTGCAAACGCAAAAGATACCAGAGATATTCTGCGTATTTGTAATGAAACAGATTGCCGATTAAAGGTTCTTCCGGGAGTCTATCAGTTGATTACGGAAGAAGTCAGTGTGTCTAAGCTGCGTGAAGTGTCCATAGAGGATCTTTTGGGCAGGGACACTGTGAAAATTGATATTGATAGCATTGCAGGATATGTTAGAAACAAAGTTGTTCTTGTGACGGGAGGGGGAGGTTCCATAGGAAGCGAACTCTGTCGCCAAGTGGCGGCCCATGATCCAAGAATGCTTATCATATTTGATATTTATGAAAACAATGCGTATGATATCCAACAGGAGTTGAAGAAAAAATATCCGGCGCTGAAACTGGAGGTTTTGATTGGTTCAGTACGGAACACTGGAAGGATTGAAAGCGTCATGGAATTGTATCGTCCGGATGTGGTCTACCATGCGGCAGCTCATAAACATGTACCGCTAATGGAAGACAGTCCGAATGAAGCGATCAAAAATAATGTTTTTGGAACGTATAAGACAGCAAGAGCAGCAGATAAGTATGGTGTGAAAAAATTTGTGCTGATTTCTACTGATAAAGCGGTAAATCCCACTAATATTATGGGGGCCTCTAAGCGTCTGTGCGAAATGATCATCCAGACGTTCAGTCATTATTCAAACACGGAATTTGTCGCGGTACGCTTTGGGAATGTTTTGGGCAGCAACGGAAGTGTAATTCCACTGTTTAAGAAACAGATGGAGGCGGGAGGCCCTGTTACCGTTACACATCCTGATATCATCCGCTATTTTATGACGATTCCAGAAGCCGTTTCTCTGGTAATGGAGGCAGGAGCGCTTGCAAGGGGCGGTGAAATATTTGTGCTTGACATGGGCGAACCTGTTAAAATCGCAGATTTGGCTAAAAATCTGATTCGTCTGTCAGGATATACCTTAGGTGTAGATATGGATATCGTGTATACGGGATTGAGACCAGGTGAAAAGCTATATGAGGAGCTGCTGACAAAAGAAGAAGGACTTCAAAAAACGCCAAACAACTTAATTTATATTGGCAGGCCGTTGGAATTTAATGAAGTACATTTTCTTAGTCAGTTAAGAATATTGGAAGAGGCGGCAGCAAATGAGAGCAGAGATGTAAAAGAAATTGTTTCTCAAATTGTTCCAACTTATACGATTAAACCGGAAGACAGAGAACGAGATGAAGATGCCTATCAGGAATTGCTCAGCCTTGGGAAAGCAAGTCATGAAAAATCAGTGATGGAGGATAAATAG
- a CDS encoding DegT/DnrJ/EryC1/StrS aminotransferase family protein translates to MHIAFSPPDITEAEIAEVVDTLQSGWITTGPKTKELEKQIAEYCHVSRAACLNSATACAEMALRILGIGPGDEVITTAYTYTATASVVCHVGAKLVLVDVQPDSYEMDYEKMEEAITEKTKAIIPVDLGGVICDYDKIFAVVNAKKSLFHADNEIQEKLGRIAVVADGAHAFGAVRDGKRCGEIADFTSFSFHAVKNFTTAEGGALTWRDIDGIDNEEIYKQIMLLSLHGQSKDALAKTQLGAWEYDVVAPYYKCNMTDIMAAIGLAQMKRYPSLLARRREIIEKYNESLSNYNVKVLGHYGENFSSSGHLYLVRVNGKTRQECNEIINQMAEKGVATNVHYKPLPLLTAYKNLGFDIKDYPNAYAMYENEITFPLHTKLADEEVEYVLYTFAKSLGEE, encoded by the coding sequence ATGCACATTGCATTTTCTCCACCGGACATTACGGAGGCGGAGATTGCAGAAGTTGTTGATACGTTGCAAAGTGGTTGGATTACAACGGGGCCCAAGACGAAAGAGCTTGAAAAGCAGATTGCGGAATACTGTCATGTCAGCAGGGCTGCTTGCTTGAATTCGGCTACGGCCTGCGCGGAAATGGCGCTTAGAATTCTGGGCATTGGTCCGGGGGACGAGGTGATCACAACAGCGTATACCTATACAGCTACAGCAAGTGTAGTCTGTCATGTGGGGGCGAAATTGGTTTTGGTAGATGTCCAGCCGGATTCCTATGAAATGGATTATGAAAAGATGGAAGAGGCGATCACAGAAAAAACAAAGGCAATCATACCGGTTGATCTTGGTGGAGTGATTTGTGATTATGATAAAATATTTGCAGTCGTAAACGCAAAAAAATCGCTGTTTCATGCTGATAATGAGATCCAAGAAAAGTTGGGGAGAATAGCAGTCGTTGCAGATGGCGCCCATGCTTTTGGCGCTGTAAGAGATGGAAAACGCTGCGGAGAAATTGCTGATTTTACAAGTTTTTCTTTTCATGCAGTTAAAAATTTTACCACGGCTGAGGGAGGAGCGCTTACCTGGAGAGATATAGATGGAATAGATAATGAAGAAATCTACAAACAGATCATGTTACTGTCTCTTCATGGCCAGTCTAAAGATGCGCTGGCAAAAACACAGCTTGGCGCCTGGGAATATGATGTAGTTGCGCCTTATTATAAGTGTAATATGACGGATATTATGGCGGCGATCGGCTTGGCACAGATGAAGAGATATCCTTCTCTTCTGGCGAGAAGACGAGAAATTATTGAGAAATATAATGAAAGTCTTTCTAACTATAATGTAAAGGTGCTGGGGCATTATGGGGAGAATTTTTCCTCCAGCGGTCATCTTTATCTTGTCAGGGTGAATGGAAAAACAAGACAGGAGTGCAACGAAATCATAAATCAAATGGCAGAAAAAGGTGTTGCGACGAATGTCCATTATAAACCGTTGCCGTTGCTGACTGCTTATAAGAATCTTGGATTTGATATAAAAGATTATCCGAATGCTTATGCCATGTATGAAAATGAGATTACATTTCCGCTTCATACGAAATTGGCAGATGAGGAAGTGGAGTATGTTCTCTATACATTTGCAAAATCATTAGGTGAGGAATAG
- a CDS encoding sugar transferase — translation MRKWEELPADMRVPEVRKYYDILQRHKGSLILKRVFDIIIAGLLLILLSPVLLALSILIKADSKGPVFFRQVRVTRYGKPFRIFKFRTMVDHADQMGTQVTTKGDARVTKLGKKLRRCRLDELPQLLNILTGDMTFVGTRPEVEKYVRYYTNEMKATLLLPAGVTSMTSIEYKDEERLLQSADDADEVYIQTILPEKMRYNLEAIEKFSFFRDIATMFATVKAVTGK, via the coding sequence ATGAGAAAATGGGAAGAACTCCCTGCGGATATGCGGGTTCCGGAAGTCAGAAAGTATTATGATATCTTACAAAGGCATAAAGGGAGTTTGATTCTGAAACGTGTTTTTGATATAATAATTGCGGGTCTGTTACTGATCCTGCTGTCGCCGGTTCTGCTGGCACTGAGTATTCTAATCAAGGCGGATTCAAAAGGACCGGTTTTCTTTCGTCAGGTACGGGTGACGAGATACGGGAAACCATTCCGGATTTTTAAGTTTCGAACCATGGTAGACCATGCGGATCAGATGGGGACTCAGGTTACCACCAAGGGAGATGCCCGGGTGACAAAGCTTGGAAAGAAACTGAGACGCTGCAGATTGGACGAGCTTCCGCAGTTGCTGAATATCCTGACGGGAGATATGACTTTCGTTGGAACCAGGCCGGAAGTGGAGAAGTATGTCCGGTATTATACCAATGAGATGAAAGCGACTTTACTTCTGCCGGCAGGAGTGACGTCTATGACAAGTATCGAGTATAAGGACGAAGAACGTCTGCTGCAGTCGGCAGACGATGCGGATGAAGTATATATCCAGACTATTCTGCCGGAGAAGATGAGGTATAATCTGGAAGCGATTGAGAAGTTTTCTTTTTTTAGAGATATCGCTACTATGTTTGCAACTGTAAAAGCTGTAACAGGAAAGTGA
- a CDS encoding 3-hydroxyacyl-CoA dehydrogenase family protein, with translation MNIKTVTVVGANGTMGSNVAGIWASFGGAHVYVISRTKEKSEEAIKRAAKSVRADAIKQNMEAKDYSDLAECISHSDLVFESIAENEELKKDFLKEAAKHISDHTLVCSGTSGLSIDEMAEVLPKQYRGNFMGMHFFNPPYNMPLCELVGSEYVEGKKLEEIKKYLEETLLRTVVIVKDCPAFMGNRIGFFLINLAVQYAEIYKDRGGVDYIDAIMGPFTGRNMAPIRTADFVGLDVHKAIVDNVYKNTNDYAKEAFRLPEYVEKLIGAGRLGYKTKEGLYKTIQTEAGKKRYCVYDIKTDQYRDIKNYNVPFASSMVKNFSDGLYGEAIARLLEDCSEEGEICKKFMVEYVVYSLHINREVGYTVYDADDTMAAGFSWIPPLAVIESFGGKEKFKRMARTVLTEKEWNEMDVDTLLTNSPKSRYDYKRFFKAKR, from the coding sequence ATGAATATAAAAACAGTCACAGTGGTGGGTGCTAATGGGACAATGGGAAGTAATGTAGCTGGAATATGGGCTTCGTTTGGTGGGGCTCATGTTTATGTGATTAGCAGAACAAAAGAAAAGTCTGAAGAAGCAATTAAACGTGCTGCAAAGTCTGTTCGTGCAGATGCGATTAAACAAAATATGGAAGCAAAAGATTATTCTGATCTGGCAGAATGTATCAGTCATTCGGATCTGGTTTTTGAGAGTATTGCAGAAAATGAAGAGTTAAAAAAGGATTTTTTAAAGGAAGCAGCTAAACATATATCTGATCATACATTAGTATGTTCCGGGACATCAGGATTGTCAATTGATGAGATGGCAGAAGTATTGCCGAAACAGTATCGTGGCAATTTTATGGGAATGCATTTTTTCAACCCACCGTATAATATGCCCTTGTGCGAATTGGTTGGCTCGGAGTATGTTGAGGGGAAAAAGCTGGAAGAAATCAAGAAATATCTTGAAGAAACATTGTTAAGAACTGTTGTTATCGTTAAAGACTGTCCGGCATTTATGGGAAATAGAATAGGGTTTTTTTTGATAAACCTTGCAGTCCAATATGCCGAAATTTATAAGGACAGAGGCGGGGTAGATTACATTGATGCAATTATGGGACCGTTTACAGGCAGAAATATGGCGCCAATTCGTACGGCAGATTTTGTGGGCTTAGATGTGCATAAAGCAATCGTTGATAATGTTTATAAAAATACGAACGATTACGCAAAAGAAGCATTTAGGTTGCCGGAATATGTTGAAAAGTTAATTGGAGCAGGCCGCCTGGGGTATAAGACAAAAGAAGGACTTTATAAAACAATTCAGACAGAGGCAGGAAAAAAGCGGTATTGTGTTTATGATATTAAAACTGATCAATATCGAGACATAAAGAATTATAATGTTCCGTTTGCCTCTTCCATGGTAAAGAATTTTTCGGATGGACTGTATGGAGAGGCAATAGCGAGACTCTTGGAGGATTGCTCGGAAGAAGGAGAGATCTGTAAGAAGTTTATGGTTGAGTATGTGGTTTATTCGTTGCATATTAATCGTGAAGTGGGATATACAGTTTATGATGCTGATGATACAATGGCAGCTGGTTTTTCTTGGATTCCGCCGCTTGCAGTGATAGAAAGTTTTGGCGGGAAAGAGAAATTCAAGAGAATGGCAAGAACAGTATTGACGGAAAAAGAATGGAATGAAATGGATGTTGATACATTGCTGACCAATAGTCCAAAATCTAGATATGATTATAAGAGATTTTTTAAGGCAAAAAGATAA
- a CDS encoding thiolase domain-containing protein (Catalyzes the synthesis of acetoacetyl coenzyme A from two molecules of acetyl coenzyme A. It can also act as a thiolase, catalyzing the reverse reaction and generating two-carbon units from the four-carbon product of fatty acid oxidation), producing the protein MEKVYILGGAQTDFERNWSKEGKGMLALLREVLEEGMKNSGLEPEEIERLNHDNKIACFVGNFIAEKYVGQGHLGALLTEVNPIFYGVPSARYEAACASGSVALDAAATKIRTGDYDVAVVVGWELMKTVDAKTGGDFLGCAAYYEKEGRGIDFPFPNLFGQLADAIIEKYDLDEKRFMENLARISSINYQNAKRNPYAQTRKWFMNEEQANMRGSETNPYVGGRLASSDCSQVTDGAAMVVLVSEKYKNAVLPDKKLPIIKGYGHRVAPMLFSKKLAENKDSEYVLPWTRKAVEEAYKRAEMTVADIDVFETHDCFTSSEYAAISAFGLTDPGKEFEAIESGLIAFDGEKPINPSGGLIGCGHPVGASGVRMFLDLYKQVSGKAQSYQVRNAHNGMMLNIGGSATTNYVFIVGQE; encoded by the coding sequence ATGGAGAAAGTATATATTCTGGGCGGCGCACAGACGGATTTTGAGCGAAATTGGAGCAAAGAGGGAAAAGGTATGCTTGCTCTTCTTCGTGAGGTGTTAGAAGAAGGGATGAAAAACAGCGGTCTTGAACCTGAAGAAATAGAACGATTAAATCACGATAATAAGATAGCATGTTTTGTGGGGAATTTTATAGCGGAAAAATATGTTGGGCAAGGGCATTTGGGTGCGTTGCTTACAGAAGTAAATCCAATTTTTTATGGGGTTCCGTCCGCGCGTTATGAGGCTGCATGTGCCTCTGGTTCTGTTGCGCTTGATGCCGCGGCGACAAAAATACGGACAGGAGATTATGATGTTGCTGTTGTGGTGGGGTGGGAATTAATGAAAACTGTAGATGCAAAGACAGGAGGAGACTTCCTTGGATGTGCAGCTTATTATGAAAAAGAGGGAAGAGGGATAGATTTTCCATTCCCAAATCTGTTTGGACAACTTGCGGATGCAATAATTGAAAAGTATGATTTAGACGAAAAGAGATTTATGGAGAATTTGGCTCGAATTTCAAGCATAAATTATCAGAACGCTAAACGGAATCCGTATGCGCAGACGAGAAAGTGGTTTATGAATGAAGAGCAGGCAAATATGCGTGGGTCTGAAACGAATCCTTATGTGGGAGGCCGCCTGGCTTCATCGGATTGTTCTCAAGTGACAGATGGGGCAGCTATGGTTGTTCTTGTATCCGAAAAGTATAAAAATGCAGTATTGCCTGATAAAAAGCTGCCTATTATAAAAGGATACGGACATCGTGTTGCACCGATGCTCTTTTCAAAAAAGTTAGCAGAAAATAAAGATAGTGAATATGTTCTTCCGTGGACGAGAAAAGCTGTTGAAGAGGCGTATAAAAGGGCGGAAATGACAGTAGCGGATATAGATGTTTTTGAGACTCATGACTGCTTTACTTCCAGTGAGTATGCAGCGATATCAGCATTTGGTCTTACTGATCCTGGAAAAGAATTTGAGGCGATAGAAAGTGGACTGATTGCATTCGACGGAGAAAAGCCAATCAACCCAAGTGGCGGACTGATCGGTTGTGGACATCCGGTAGGAGCAAGCGGAGTCAGGATGTTTTTGGATTTATATAAACAAGTAAGTGGCAAGGCTCAGTCATATCAAGTCAGAAATGCGCATAATGGGATGATGTTAAATATTGGAGGATCTGCGACAACAAATTATGTATTTATTGTTGGACAAGAGTAA
- a CDS encoding UDP-3-O-(3-hydroxymyristoyl)glucosamine N-acyltransferase produces MLLSRILAEAGVPDASYQIYREQAFDTLGLLASEIDQKICSFLVGEKYLDLVTDRVTMLIVTKDLAEKFSKKSIGLCITENPRLLFFHIHNYLAKNSDYIRKEMKTQIGKGTVISDKAVIADSNVIIGNNVIIEEFVVIRSNTVIGDNSVIRAGAKIGGEGFEFKRTGDDIEAVKHLGGVKIGKNVEIQYNSCIDRAVYPWDDTEIGDYCKVDNLVHIAHAVKVREKTMVVAQSGIGGRTIIGPDTWIGFSSTISNGLHIGENCRANIGAVVTKNVEKNKSVTGNFAIDHQRFIEDLKSKIKQ; encoded by the coding sequence ATGTTACTTAGTAGAATATTAGCTGAAGCAGGGGTTCCTGATGCGAGTTATCAAATCTATAGGGAGCAAGCGTTTGATACATTAGGATTGTTAGCATCAGAAATAGATCAAAAAATCTGTTCATTTTTGGTTGGGGAAAAATATTTGGATTTGGTAACTGATAGAGTAACTATGCTTATTGTTACGAAAGACCTTGCGGAGAAATTCTCTAAAAAAAGTATAGGTCTTTGTATTACGGAAAATCCTCGCCTTCTCTTTTTTCACATTCATAATTATTTGGCTAAAAACAGTGATTATATCCGAAAAGAAATGAAAACACAGATTGGCAAAGGAACTGTTATTTCTGATAAAGCAGTTATTGCAGACAGCAATGTTATCATTGGAAATAACGTTATCATTGAAGAGTTTGTCGTGATTCGAAGTAATACGGTAATTGGAGATAACTCCGTTATTCGTGCCGGGGCTAAAATTGGTGGAGAAGGATTTGAATTTAAGAGAACAGGTGATGACATTGAGGCTGTTAAGCATTTGGGAGGAGTCAAAATCGGGAAAAATGTGGAAATTCAATATAATTCATGTATAGATAGAGCAGTTTACCCATGGGATGACACAGAAATAGGAGATTATTGTAAAGTTGACAACTTGGTTCACATAGCGCATGCAGTTAAAGTGCGGGAAAAGACCATGGTGGTTGCACAATCTGGAATTGGAGGGCGTACAATCATTGGACCGGATACATGGATAGGTTTTTCTTCCACAATTAGTAACGGTTTGCATATCGGAGAAAATTGCAGAGCTAATATAGGTGCTGTTGTGACAAAGAATGTTGAGAAGAACAAGAGTGTTACAGGGAATTTTGCTATTGACCATCAAAGGTTTATTGAGGATTTAAAAAGCAAAATTAAACAGTAA